The Oncorhynchus masou masou isolate Uvic2021 chromosome 8, UVic_Omas_1.1, whole genome shotgun sequence genome has a window encoding:
- the LOC135544207 gene encoding coiled-coil domain-containing protein 82-like: MESLYKRQVFATMRKNKAEAKKKRAQIGLPSSILDDSDEESCASTTSISASDSESEYQNSDSGSESTPASGEQSEGSSSSEGRSRPRRKRVLADSSSDSDSDVGTKPKRKVVPKKRIKQQSQDSDSEDQSAAQNAKQFAEAKETAAKRKQRQSQLLALSKKMKSRVPKRRSTLEIQDSGEEKKGKEAKDASGDEDDDHNDDAPEVLVGSSEEEVADDSDRQKDFIVEDKKKTGDKESSDEKAVSLPRQFITGSQLNHFQVVVKALMINVLDETFLKSLYGGDRTKRYAQEMMASLFHFDERMILPRLENLKQRSRWTDRYKERVECYPKVQLMKLGFNGSVCDACKRQCSFSVKLSGQLYDLNSLQEDQFMPSDTQAFSVCSVCASRTEVYHALKHFKYHLFQHCRTVMEEEKNGEEEPVKETVKRVFTKLEESGWISEEYEKFQDHLNEADYFQEEKLD; this comes from the exons ATGGAAAGCCTGTACAAGCGTCAAGTGTTCGCGACGATGCGAAAAAATAAAGCTGAAGCAAAGAAGAAAAGGGCTCAAATCGGTCTGCCGTCGTCTATCCTTGATGACAGTGACGAGGAGTCATGCGCGAGCACGACCAGCATCAGCGCCTCAGACTCAGAGAGTGAGTATCAGAATTCAGACAGCGGGAGCGAAAGTACACCTGCCAGTGGAGAACAGAGTGAAGGTAGTAGCTCCAGCGAAGGTAGATCCCGTCCTCGTCGGAAGCGCGTCCTCGCTGACAGCTCCAGTGACTCTGACAGCGACGTAGGAACCAAACCCAAACGGAAAGTCGTTCCCAAAAAACGCATTAAACAGCAAAGTCAAGATTCTGACTCGGAGGACCAGAGTGCTGCACAAAATGCCAAACAATTTGCTGAAGCCAAAGAGACCGCAGCTAAACGAAAGCAACGCCAGTCTCAACTCTTGGCATTATCCAAGAAGATGAAGTCCCGCGTCCCGAAACGCAGGAGCACGTTGGAG ATTCAGGATTCGGGTGAAGAAAAGAAAGGTAAAGAAGCAAAAGATGCCagtggtgatgaggatgatgaccACAATGATGATGCCCCTGAAGTATTGGTGGGCAGTAGTGAAGAAGAGGTGGCAGATGACAGCGACCGTCAGAAGGACTTCATAGTTGAGGATAAGAAAAAGACAGGGGACAAGGAGTCGTCAGATGAAAAGGCTGTTTCTCTTCCACGCCAGT TCATCACTGGGTCTCAGCTCAATCACTTTCAAGTGGTCGTCAAAGCCCTTATGATCAACGTCCTGGATGAAACCTTTCTCAAGTCTCTTTATG GCGGTGATCGGACAAAGCGATATGCTCAGGAGATGATGGCGTCGCTGTTCCACTTTGATGAGCGGATGATCCTCCCTCGCCTGGAGAACCTAAAACAGAGGAGCCGCTGGACTGACCGGTACAAG GAGCGGGTGGAGTGTTACCCCAAGGTCCAGCTGATGAAGTTAGGATTTAATGGGAGTGTTTGTGATGCATGCAAGCGACAGTGCAGTTTCAGTGTGAAACTCTCGGGGCAACTGTATGACCTCAACAGCCTTCAAGAGGACCAATTCATGCCCAGTGACACACAG GCTTTCAGTGTGTGCTCTGTTTGTGCCAGCCGAACAGAGGTGTATCATGCTCTGAAACACTTCAAGTACCACTTGTTTCAACACTGCCGGAcagtgatggaggaggagaagaatggcGAGGAGGAGCCGGTGAAGGAAACTGTGAAAAGGGTGTTCACAAAACTGGAGGAGAGTGGCTGGATCTCAGAG GAATATGAGAAGTTCCAGGACCATCTCAATGAGGCAGACTACTTCCAGGAGGAGAAGCTAGACTGA
- the LOC135543883 gene encoding sperm-associated antigen 16 protein yields METGKQTQKAVVGRMAAKNETAQESVDGPYYLEKVLIPDDSDDDYQYEEVLADEERSLAEGDDEDLEAAVRALRDASDGTGSVLQRLSSAKQPVSHIPEVVDDFLRNFLVKMGMSRTLDCFQAEWYEMEQRGLLKTELVEFVPDAYTHNQLLDNELKNVQRERDSYRHAASKASETLVKLQKERDFHRLQHKRVVQEKNRLVEDIKRLKKHYGSYEPALKQLSDKYQVALKQKMLISLERDRACGQANSLEATLCNVHSSSTIRSANRDTGLPPQQEKYQSKSGKGIQLQNDGIALYDQDKDPTKNTAQKHPKDSEFPVSSRVNPYLGQIKALASHCPKASGFRFTNSLKAHTLPISCLALHPRKFIVASSSDDQLWRLWGMPMGDMIMTGEGHSDWLSGCSFHPNGGSLATTSGDTTVRIWDFSQGRCILTLDGHTHATWGCSFHSCGDFVASCSMDNTTKVWDLQSERCRSTLRGHVDSVNSVTFLPFSNTLLTCSADKTLSLWDARIGLCAQTFYGHQHSCNHATFNALGNTVASCDSYGVVKLWDVRKVAALITMDTGPHPSNQMAFSPSGRTLAIASNDGSVKLVELASSQVSSLLGHDDAVQSVVFDHKGEYLLSAGSDGAILIWS; encoded by the coding sequence ATGGAGACAGGTAAACAAACACAGAAAGCGGTTGTTGGTAGAATGGCTGCGAAAAATGAAACAGCGCAAGAATCTGTCGATGGGCCATATTACCTCGAAAAAGTGTTGATACCAGATGACTCAGACGACGATTATCAATATGAGGAGGTTCTGGCCGATGAAGAAAGGAGCTTGGCAGAGGGGGATGATGAGGATTTGGAGGCCGCGGTAAGAGCATTGCGCGATGCTTCAGATGGAACGGGGTCAGTGTTACAGAGGCTCAGCTCAGCTAAGCAACCCGTCTCACACATTCCAGAAGTGGTGGACGACTTTCTCCGCAACTTCCTTGTCAAAATGGGCATGAGCAGAACTTTGGATTGTTTCCAAGCAGAGTGGTACGAAATGGAGCAGAGGGGGTTGTTGAAAACCGAGCTAGTGGAGTTTGTGCCTGACGCGTATACACACAACCAACTTCTAGACAACGAGCTGAAGAATGTACAGAGAGAGCGGGACAGCTACAGGCACGCAGCTTCCAAAGCTAGCGAAACACTGGTCAAACTTCAGAAAGAGAGGGATTTCCATCGTCTGCAGCATAAGCGTGTTGTCCAAGAAAAGAACAGGCTTGTTGAAGACATCAAACGACTGAAGAAGCACTATGGGTCATATGAGCCTGCACTGAAGCAGTTGAGTGATAAGTACCAAGTGGCGCTGAAACAGAAGATGCTCATCAGTTTAGAGAGGGACAGAGCATGTGGCCAGGCCAACAGCCTGGAAGCCACCCTGTGTAATGTACATTCCTCATCAACAATCCGCTCAGCCAACAGAGACACAGGTCTGCCCCCACAACAGGAGAAATATCAGAGTAAGTCTGGGAAAGGAATCCAGCTACAGAATGATGGAATTGCCCTCTATGACCAAGACAAAGACCCAACCAAAAACACAGCTCAGAAACACCCGAAAGACTCAGAGTTTCCTGTCAGCAGCCGTGTGAACCCCTACTTAGGCCAAATTAAAGCCCTGGCCTCACACTGCCCCAAAGCATCTGGATTCCGCTTCACCAACTCACTGAAGGCCCATACTCTGCCAATAAGCTGTCTCGCCCTGCACCCCCGGAAGTTTATTGTAGCCTCCTCCAGTGACGATCAGCTCTGGAGGTTGTGGGGTATGCCCATGGGGGACATGATCATGACTGGAGAGGGTCATAGTGATTGGCTCTCTGGCTGCAGCTTTCACCCAAATGGTGGTAGCCTGGCCACCACCAGTGGAGACACAACGGTAAGGATCTGGGATTTCTCCCAAGGCCGCTGCATCCTGACTCTGGATGGCCACACCCATGCCACTTGGGGCTGCTCCTTCCACTCATGTGGGGACTTTGTGGCCTCCTGCTCAATGGACAACACTACAAAGGTGTGGGACCTGCAGAGTGAGCGCTGTCGTAGCACGCTGCGTGGCCACGTTGACTCGGTCAACAGTGTTACTTTCCTGCCCTTTTCCAACACTCTTCTTACTTGTTCAGCTGATAAAACCCTGTCTTTGTGGGATGCCAGGATTGGCCTGTGTGCACAGACCTTCTATGGCCACCAGCACTCCTGCAACCATGCCACCTTTAATGCACTGGGCAACACTGTTGCCTCCTGTGATTCATATGGAGTGGTCAAACTATGGGATGTGAGGAAAGTTGCAGCCTTGATAACCATGGACACTGGGCCACATCCCAGCAACCAAATGGCCTTTAGCCCGTCAGGCCGAACACTGGCTATCGCCAGTAATGATGGCTCAGTTAAGCTGGTGGAGCTGGCATCTAGTCAGGTGTCCAGTTTATTGGGCCATGATGATGCTGTCCAGAGTGTAGTCTTTGATCACAAGGGGGAGTACTTATTATCAGCTGGGTCAGATGGTGCCATTCTCATCTGGTCATGA